One Clostridium estertheticum DNA segment encodes these proteins:
- a CDS encoding glutamine--tRNA ligase/YqeY domain fusion protein produces MENKTTSSNFIRNIVMEDLESGKHGEIITRFPPEPNGYLHIGHAKSIILNFELADEFKGKTNLRFDDTNPAKEDKEYVNSIEEDIKWLGYKWDELFFASNYFDEMYDRAVLLIKNNKAYVCDLTAEQMKEYRGTLREPGKESPYKNRTVEENLDLFDRMRKGEFADGEKVLRAKIDMSSPNINMRDPIIYRMSHAVHHNTGDKWCIYPMYDYAHPIEDAIEGITHSICTLEFEDHRPLYDWVINNCEMENKPRQIEFARLNITNTVMSKRNLKQLVDEGIVDAWDDPRMPTIAGLRRRGYTANAIRNFCREIGVAKANSTVDGQMLEHFIREDLSPKTLRTMAILKPLKVVITNYPEAQVEVLEIENNQDDASMGTRQVSFSKEIYIEQEDFMENPPKKYFRLFPGNEVRLKGAYFIKCNDFVKDAEGNITEIHCTYDIETKSGSGFEGRKVKGTIHFVDSTNAVPAEFRLFEPLILDEEQEEGKTFLNQINPNSIEILQGFVEPNMEGSKPQDKFQFFRHGYFNVDSRYTTEEKLVFNRIVSLKSSFKI; encoded by the coding sequence ATGGAAAACAAAACTACTTCATCAAATTTTATAAGAAATATTGTTATGGAAGATTTAGAAAGCGGAAAACACGGTGAAATCATAACTCGTTTTCCACCAGAACCAAATGGATATTTGCACATTGGGCATGCAAAATCAATTATATTAAATTTTGAACTGGCAGATGAATTTAAAGGTAAGACAAACTTACGTTTTGATGATACTAACCCAGCAAAGGAAGATAAAGAGTACGTTAATTCCATAGAAGAGGACATAAAATGGCTTGGATATAAGTGGGATGAACTATTTTTTGCATCAAACTATTTTGATGAAATGTATGACCGAGCTGTATTATTAATAAAAAATAATAAAGCTTATGTTTGTGATTTAACAGCTGAGCAAATGAAAGAATACAGAGGAACACTAAGAGAACCAGGTAAAGAAAGCCCATACAAAAATAGAACCGTAGAGGAAAACTTAGACCTATTTGATCGTATGAGAAAAGGTGAATTCGCGGACGGAGAAAAGGTTCTAAGAGCTAAAATCGATATGAGCTCTCCTAATATAAACATGAGAGATCCAATAATTTATCGTATGTCTCATGCGGTTCATCACAACACAGGAGATAAATGGTGTATTTATCCTATGTACGATTATGCTCATCCAATTGAAGATGCAATTGAAGGAATTACACATTCAATTTGCACCTTAGAATTTGAAGATCATCGTCCACTATATGATTGGGTTATAAATAATTGTGAAATGGAAAATAAACCAAGACAAATTGAGTTCGCAAGATTAAATATAACAAATACTGTAATGAGTAAAAGAAATCTTAAGCAATTAGTAGACGAGGGAATTGTAGATGCTTGGGATGATCCTCGTATGCCAACTATAGCTGGACTTAGGCGTCGTGGATACACTGCAAACGCTATACGTAATTTTTGCAGAGAAATTGGAGTTGCAAAAGCTAACAGTACAGTAGATGGCCAAATGCTTGAGCATTTTATAAGAGAAGATTTAAGTCCTAAAACACTTAGAACTATGGCAATTTTAAAACCATTAAAAGTGGTTATTACAAACTACCCAGAAGCTCAAGTGGAAGTGCTAGAAATTGAGAATAATCAAGATGATGCATCTATGGGAACTCGCCAAGTGTCTTTCTCAAAAGAAATATATATAGAACAAGAAGATTTTATGGAAAATCCACCAAAGAAATATTTTAGATTGTTTCCTGGAAATGAAGTAAGACTCAAGGGAGCATATTTTATAAAATGTAATGATTTTGTTAAAGATGCTGAGGGAAATATAACCGAAATACATTGTACTTATGATATTGAAACTAAGAGCGGTAGTGGATTTGAAGGAAGAAAAGTTAAAGGAACAATCCACTTTGTAGATTCAACAAATGCAGTGCCAGCAGAATTTAGATTATTTGAACCACTGATTTTAGATGAAGAGCAAGAAGAAGGAAAAACTTTCTTAAATCAAATAAATCCAAATTCTATAGAAATCCTTCAAGGATTTGTAGAACCAAATATGGAAGGTTCAAAACCACAGGATAAATTCCAATTTTTCAGACATGGATATTTCAATGTGGATTCTAGATACACTACAGAAGAAAAATTAGTGTTTAACAGAATAGTGTCTTTAAAAAGTTCTTTCAAAATTTAA
- a CDS encoding ASKHA domain-containing protein, whose translation MQRKTLKYDYPKEIRITQKDTRQVKLVEGAISSGFYVLLTLMKIDILDLQRVIIIGQFGKYLNVDSLIHIGVIPDALRTKVTYVGNSSKSGAVICYHTSGFATWVVSVKKILEKNLFL comes from the coding sequence GTGCAAAGGAAGACCTTAAAATATGATTACCCAAAGGAAATAAGAATAACACAAAAGGATACTCGTCAGGTGAAACTAGTAGAAGGTGCTATTTCATCTGGCTTTTATGTGTTACTGACTTTAATGAAAATAGATATATTAGATTTACAAAGAGTGATTATTATAGGACAATTTGGCAAATATTTAAATGTGGACAGTTTAATCCATATAGGTGTAATTCCGGATGCTTTAAGAACGAAAGTAACATATGTGGGTAACTCCTCTAAATCTGGAGCGGTTATATGTTATCATACCAGCGGCTTTGCCACGTGGGTGGTATCTGTCAAAAAAATCCTAGAAAAAAATCTGTTTTTGTGA